One part of the Terrimicrobium sacchariphilum genome encodes these proteins:
- a CDS encoding carbohydrate binding domain-containing protein, with translation MKSSQKSIVAGMILAGVFSIPAWAEELTFVNPGFEQGAEGWRASKEDTANNLSSVQADAAHSGQFGLRVEQGDGGPGSWLESSKFEMQPGKSYKLTFWARSLNQSGAGVWLMFKDAEGKKIDVPAEMSAKQVTQSASAWTEYTMDFTAPQGAESVSFAIHCYSQRPCLADFDDFSLTAN, from the coding sequence ATGAAATCCTCTCAGAAAAGCATCGTCGCAGGCATGATATTGGCAGGAGTGTTCTCCATTCCCGCCTGGGCGGAAGAACTGACCTTTGTAAACCCGGGCTTCGAGCAAGGTGCGGAGGGCTGGCGCGCATCCAAGGAAGACACGGCAAACAACCTGAGTTCCGTGCAGGCGGATGCGGCGCATAGCGGCCAGTTTGGCCTGCGAGTGGAGCAGGGAGATGGCGGGCCGGGATCGTGGCTGGAGAGTTCCAAGTTTGAGATGCAGCCCGGGAAGTCCTACAAGCTGACCTTTTGGGCGCGCAGCCTCAACCAGAGCGGCGCTGGCGTATGGCTGATGTTTAAAGACGCGGAAGGCAAAAAGATCGATGTGCCCGCCGAGATGTCAGCCAAGCAGGTCACCCAGAGCGCTAGTGCGTGGACCGAGTACACCATGGACTTCACCGCTCCGCAGGGCGCCGAGTCGGTGAGCTTCGCGATACACTGCTATTCCCAACGTCCCTGTCTGGCCGATTTTGACGACTTTTCGCTTACGGCGAACTAG
- a CDS encoding hydroxyacid dehydrogenase, which yields MTTSTKTTLQHAEPKTEFETWPSRNGSTQTQRLLICLIDGEIQKFFPDGDLPVDLYPATKQVEACKLDPSEWLKILKDFQPTVILTCWSTPVIPEEIASDPESSLKYICHITGTVRRMVPRSFFERGGVVTNWGPLAGGQVAEQALLLALASLRNIGQWRQQIADKHHVPYWDFVDSLRTRTLFGRRIGIHGFGQIAQALVKLLKPFQVKISAYSEGVPPSLMESLGVKPCQSLEELVPQSEVFFECEALNPSSERSVTRELLSRLPDQALVVNIARGIILDEAALIAEVQSGRLHAALDVFTQEPISPEYPLWHQEKALLSPHIGAPTSDSQWTYGAFATANLRRFLNGETLDGIVSLASYDRST from the coding sequence ATGACGACATCCACCAAAACCACCCTTCAGCACGCGGAGCCAAAAACCGAATTTGAAACATGGCCTTCGCGCAATGGATCGACTCAGACGCAGCGGTTGCTCATCTGCCTGATCGACGGTGAGATCCAGAAGTTCTTTCCGGATGGCGACCTGCCCGTAGACCTGTATCCAGCCACGAAGCAGGTCGAGGCCTGCAAACTCGATCCCAGTGAGTGGTTGAAGATCCTGAAGGATTTTCAACCGACAGTTATTCTCACCTGCTGGTCGACGCCGGTCATCCCCGAGGAGATCGCCAGCGACCCGGAGTCTTCTCTCAAGTATATCTGCCACATCACCGGCACCGTACGGCGAATGGTCCCGCGCTCTTTTTTCGAGCGGGGCGGAGTCGTGACCAACTGGGGGCCACTGGCCGGAGGTCAGGTCGCCGAGCAAGCCCTGCTCCTCGCCCTCGCCTCTTTGCGCAATATCGGACAGTGGCGCCAGCAGATCGCAGACAAGCATCATGTCCCGTACTGGGACTTCGTTGACTCCCTCCGTACACGCACCCTCTTTGGCCGCCGGATCGGCATCCATGGCTTCGGTCAGATCGCGCAGGCGCTCGTGAAATTGCTCAAACCGTTTCAGGTGAAGATTTCCGCGTATTCGGAAGGAGTCCCGCCGAGCCTGATGGAAAGCCTCGGCGTCAAGCCTTGCCAGTCGTTGGAGGAACTCGTGCCACAGAGCGAGGTCTTCTTTGAGTGCGAGGCTCTGAATCCCTCTTCGGAACGCAGCGTCACCCGGGAGCTTCTTTCCAGGCTCCCCGATCAGGCGCTAGTCGTAAATATCGCCCGAGGAATCATCCTCGATGAGGCTGCCCTCATTGCCGAGGTTCAGTCTGGTCGGCTCCATGCTGCCCTCGACGTGTTCACCCAGGAACCCATCTCGCCCGAGTATCCCCTCTGGCATCAGGAAAAAGCCCTTCTGTCCCCGCACATCGGAGCGCCGACTTCCGACAGCCAATGGACCTATGGCGCGTTTGCCACGGCAAACCTCCGCCGCTTCCTGAACGGTGAAACTCTCGACGGCATCGTCTCCCTTGCCTCCTACGATCGCTCAACCTAG
- a CDS encoding LacI family DNA-binding transcriptional regulator, with product MSFERVSQKDIAARAGVHITTVSLALRDSPRLPEETRIRIRQMAEEMGYSPDPMLSALTAYRKSAKVSRYQGTLAWLNTITKTEPDNLGYKAGAISRCAELGYVLEEFRVADMPLPRISRVLKARNITGIFLPPQPGRLAHINFDWENFSAISFGYSLARPRLHVVTNAQYRSVHIAIRAMRARGYRRIGFATVQSTDVRTDRNFSSGYLAEQRRYNEKYSVPMFIYDDVADIKRVKFLKEFGRWYEKHKPDAVLSLDGEMSRVLAALDLPAETCGHASLMTTPEGDLAGVYQNGPMIGRTAVDFLVGMIHRNERGIPSVPLYILVDSTWRDAPSLPDKRR from the coding sequence ATGAGCTTCGAACGCGTCTCGCAAAAGGACATCGCCGCCCGGGCGGGCGTCCACATCACCACGGTCTCGCTGGCCCTCAGAGACAGCCCGCGACTGCCCGAGGAGACGCGTATCCGCATCCGCCAGATGGCCGAGGAGATGGGGTACTCCCCGGATCCCATGCTTTCGGCCCTTACGGCCTACCGCAAGAGCGCCAAGGTTTCCCGCTACCAGGGGACGCTCGCCTGGCTCAATACCATAACCAAGACGGAGCCGGATAACCTGGGTTACAAAGCTGGAGCGATTTCCCGCTGCGCCGAGCTGGGCTACGTCCTCGAGGAGTTTCGCGTGGCAGATATGCCCCTGCCCCGTATCTCCCGCGTGCTGAAGGCGCGCAATATCACCGGCATCTTCCTGCCACCCCAGCCCGGTCGCCTCGCACATATCAATTTCGACTGGGAGAACTTTTCCGCGATATCCTTCGGCTACAGTCTCGCGCGCCCCCGTCTGCATGTCGTCACCAATGCGCAATATCGGTCCGTCCATATCGCCATCCGGGCCATGCGGGCACGCGGATACCGGCGCATCGGGTTTGCCACGGTCCAGTCCACCGACGTCCGCACGGATCGTAACTTCTCCTCCGGCTATCTCGCCGAGCAACGCAGGTACAATGAGAAGTATAGCGTCCCAATGTTCATCTACGATGATGTGGCGGACATCAAACGGGTCAAGTTCCTCAAGGAGTTTGGTCGCTGGTACGAAAAACATAAACCCGATGCCGTTTTGAGTCTCGATGGCGAGATGTCCCGCGTTCTGGCCGCACTCGACCTGCCCGCAGAAACCTGCGGTCACGCCTCTCTGATGACGACCCCCGAGGGAGACCTCGCCGGGGTTTATCAGAACGGTCCCATGATCGGCCGTACGGCAGTGGATTTCCTTGTCGGAATGATCCACCGCAATGAACGCGGCATCCCCTCGGTGCCTCTCTATATTTTGGTCGACAGCACGTGGAGGGATGCCCCCTCCCTGCCCGACAAACGCCGCTAG
- a CDS encoding glycosyl hydrolase family 28-related protein — translation MSLYSPGKFAVTCIAAVALSPSLMSAADNWRSALYPEDWKPGYEAPDGGYLHDFSYAGYQRGEQPIPDRKDNVIDVTSAPYLADKTGQTDATAAIQAAIDAAGDAGGGVVFLPAGTYKVAPSAEGKNALLISGDSVVLRGEGKDKTFLFNDSVQMRNKSVITIGAKNGLWWGSKGYPTVPITQDLLKPTTVIPVADLADMAVGDYVVIRSDMTQRMIDQLGMTGVWKPTDSYLPAPTYARRITAIDPSARTITVDVPLRGFIYAADNARVAILKKAKPVQESGVEYLSIGMKQHPGGGLDDDDKKNMTEGTTAYEIFRAAALIFDGAENCWARGISSYCPPGNNANIHLLSHGVRLMRTRNVTVEDCFFAYPQYRGEGGNGYMYTLYGNECLLKNCTGKGGRHNFSFGEMGSTGNVLLNFHAIDGRLPSDFHMYLSRVNLIDNAVADGDYFAAVKRFAPPTHGETTSESVFWNTKGLRYQPEVGEYAGHATKNPQFLIISHQWGQGYVIGTQGPCHDVETDDFCEGVGRGEALLPQSLYEDQLRRRLATTKPQ, via the coding sequence ATGTCACTGTACTCCCCCGGCAAATTCGCCGTCACCTGCATCGCCGCAGTCGCCCTCTCTCCGTCCCTCATGTCTGCAGCCGACAACTGGCGCTCCGCACTCTACCCGGAGGACTGGAAACCGGGCTACGAGGCACCCGATGGCGGGTATCTGCATGATTTCTCCTACGCAGGATATCAACGCGGAGAACAGCCCATCCCCGATCGCAAGGACAATGTCATCGACGTTACCTCAGCACCGTACTTGGCCGACAAGACGGGCCAGACCGATGCCACCGCCGCGATCCAGGCGGCCATCGATGCGGCTGGCGATGCAGGCGGCGGAGTGGTCTTTCTGCCCGCGGGCACCTACAAGGTCGCCCCATCCGCGGAGGGCAAAAATGCACTGCTGATCTCCGGCGACAGTGTGGTCCTCCGGGGTGAGGGAAAGGACAAGACCTTCCTCTTTAACGACTCTGTCCAGATGCGCAACAAGAGCGTCATCACCATCGGTGCCAAGAATGGCCTCTGGTGGGGGTCCAAGGGGTACCCCACCGTACCAATCACCCAGGACCTGTTGAAACCTACGACGGTCATCCCTGTGGCGGACCTCGCCGACATGGCGGTGGGCGACTACGTCGTGATCAGATCCGACATGACCCAGCGCATGATCGATCAGCTCGGTATGACCGGCGTGTGGAAACCAACCGACTCTTATCTGCCAGCCCCCACCTACGCCCGTCGCATCACGGCCATCGATCCCTCCGCCAGGACGATCACGGTAGACGTGCCGCTGCGCGGGTTTATCTATGCAGCCGACAACGCCAGGGTAGCCATCCTCAAAAAGGCGAAACCCGTACAGGAATCCGGCGTGGAATACCTCTCCATCGGGATGAAACAGCATCCAGGCGGGGGACTGGATGACGATGATAAGAAGAACATGACCGAGGGCACGACCGCCTATGAGATCTTCCGCGCTGCGGCGCTGATCTTTGACGGGGCGGAAAACTGCTGGGCTCGGGGCATTAGCTCTTACTGTCCGCCGGGCAACAATGCCAACATCCACCTGCTCTCCCATGGGGTACGGCTCATGCGCACACGCAATGTCACAGTAGAAGACTGCTTCTTCGCCTATCCCCAATATCGCGGCGAAGGCGGCAACGGCTACATGTACACCTTGTACGGAAACGAATGCCTCCTGAAGAACTGCACCGGCAAGGGCGGGAGGCATAATTTCTCGTTTGGCGAGATGGGATCGACTGGTAATGTTTTACTCAATTTTCACGCCATTGATGGCCGCCTCCCCAGCGACTTCCATATGTACCTTTCGCGGGTCAACCTCATCGACAATGCCGTCGCTGATGGAGACTACTTTGCTGCGGTCAAGCGCTTCGCTCCTCCGACCCACGGCGAGACCACCTCGGAGTCGGTTTTTTGGAATACCAAGGGCCTCCGCTACCAGCCGGAGGTCGGCGAGTATGCGGGGCATGCGACAAAAAACCCTCAATTTCTCATTATTTCCCATCAGTGGGGACAGGGCTACGTCATCGGCACTCAGGGACCGTGCCACGATGTCGAGACAGACGACTTTTGCGAAGGTGTGGGCCGGGGAGAAGCCCTCCTGCCCCAGTCCCTCTACGAGGATCAACTCAGGCGCCGTCTCGCAACGACCAAGCCACAGTGA
- a CDS encoding GH92 family glycosyl hydrolase, translating to MTSLVDLVNPLQGTTSDKNFSTGNTLPITSLPFGLHHWSLQTREDPWFFHPGDRKLWGIRLTHQPSPWMLDYGALLVSAFHGPIAETPALQSSAYRIVECRPHVTRLQLPGQGIDISLAPAPAGLLLVFETRSEAPLKIRLSFRQEFSVETSDTLVHGRTTDNSGGVPEGFGLSFCGRFSDRPRHVHSLPNGTCWEFAPGTRRVELRLAASFIDGTIARYALASQLDGHSFSEIEGSAAQTWDALLGRLDFPDPEDSRRRTFYSCLYRTLLFPRLLTEKDPSGNDIHYSPYDGAVHTGPLCTDNGFWDTYRTVYPLLAHAFPDQLTTILQGWLNACKQAGWTPKWPSPGLKDCMIGTHFDAVAADAVARGITGWDVEAVFPFLWRNATEQSSDGRFGRQGLEDFIQLGYLPADRHRYSVSATLDYAYGDFCVMQVARHLGRTREAELLSTRIGNYRNVFDPSVGFMRERNSDGSWLRPFGEFRWGGGFIEGGPWQHSFHVPHDIPGLASLFGGEAALEAKLDAMLSTPPLFQVGHYGFEIHEMTEMAMAGFGQYAHSNQPVHGYLFLYALLGQPEKTSHWVRKVCDELYGPEKLPGDEDNGEMSAWYIWANLGLFPHCPGRPGLVSFQPPHTRASVRRDLLP from the coding sequence ATGACATCGCTCGTAGATCTCGTCAACCCGCTCCAGGGTACCACGTCGGACAAGAATTTCTCGACCGGCAATACACTCCCCATCACGTCTCTCCCGTTTGGCCTGCATCACTGGAGCCTCCAGACTCGCGAGGATCCATGGTTCTTTCACCCTGGCGACCGCAAACTCTGGGGCATCCGGCTGACGCATCAGCCCAGCCCATGGATGCTGGATTATGGGGCGCTGTTGGTCTCGGCTTTCCATGGTCCGATCGCCGAAACGCCCGCCCTGCAATCCTCCGCCTATCGCATCGTGGAGTGCCGCCCCCATGTCACGCGACTTCAGCTCCCGGGCCAGGGGATCGACATCTCTCTCGCACCTGCCCCCGCAGGACTGTTGCTCGTTTTTGAAACCCGGTCGGAGGCTCCGCTAAAGATCCGGTTGTCCTTCCGCCAGGAGTTTTCGGTGGAAACCTCCGATACCCTCGTGCATGGGCGCACCACGGATAACAGCGGAGGCGTACCCGAGGGGTTCGGACTCTCCTTCTGCGGTCGCTTTAGCGATCGTCCACGTCATGTCCACAGTCTTCCCAACGGGACATGCTGGGAATTCGCCCCGGGAACTCGCCGGGTGGAACTTCGCCTGGCCGCGTCGTTCATCGATGGCACCATCGCCCGATACGCTCTCGCCTCCCAGCTCGATGGGCACTCGTTTTCCGAGATTGAAGGCTCCGCAGCCCAGACCTGGGATGCCCTGCTGGGTCGCCTCGATTTCCCCGATCCGGAGGACTCCCGCCGTCGCACCTTTTACTCCTGCCTTTACCGGACCCTTCTCTTTCCGCGCCTGCTCACGGAGAAGGACCCGTCCGGAAATGACATCCACTACAGCCCGTATGATGGCGCAGTCCATACGGGACCACTGTGCACGGATAATGGGTTCTGGGACACCTACCGCACAGTCTACCCCCTCCTCGCTCACGCCTTCCCCGACCAGCTCACGACCATCCTTCAAGGCTGGCTCAACGCCTGCAAGCAGGCGGGATGGACGCCCAAGTGGCCCAGCCCGGGGCTGAAGGACTGCATGATCGGGACGCACTTCGACGCCGTGGCGGCGGATGCCGTAGCCCGCGGCATCACAGGCTGGGACGTGGAGGCCGTATTCCCTTTTCTCTGGCGCAATGCCACGGAGCAGAGCAGCGATGGACGCTTTGGCCGCCAGGGACTGGAGGACTTTATCCAGCTTGGTTATCTGCCAGCCGACAGGCACCGGTACTCGGTTTCCGCGACGCTGGATTATGCCTATGGTGACTTTTGCGTGATGCAGGTCGCTCGGCACCTCGGCAGAACCCGCGAGGCCGAGCTTCTGTCCACCCGCATTGGCAATTATCGAAACGTGTTCGATCCTTCGGTCGGGTTCATGCGGGAACGCAACAGCGACGGCTCCTGGTTAAGGCCCTTCGGGGAGTTTCGCTGGGGAGGCGGCTTCATCGAGGGCGGCCCGTGGCAGCACTCCTTCCATGTCCCACACGACATCCCCGGTCTGGCCTCGTTGTTTGGCGGAGAAGCCGCCCTGGAAGCCAAGCTCGACGCGATGCTCTCCACCCCGCCACTGTTTCAGGTCGGCCATTACGGCTTTGAAATCCACGAAATGACGGAGATGGCGATGGCGGGTTTCGGTCAATACGCGCACTCCAACCAGCCCGTCCACGGCTACCTGTTTCTTTATGCGCTGCTCGGGCAGCCCGAAAAGACCTCGCATTGGGTACGCAAGGTCTGCGACGAACTATATGGGCCAGAGAAGCTGCCGGGCGACGAGGATAATGGCGAGATGAGCGCCTGGTACATCTGGGCCAATCTCGGCCTGTTTCCCCACTGCCCCGGCCGCCCCGGACTGGTCTCATTTCAGCCGCCACATACCCGCGCCTCGGTGCGCCGCGATCTGCTTCCTTAA
- a CDS encoding acetylxylan esterase yields MRILPFGRSFGLPILAFASLCFLGVDRLSATSSWDGKSPAEYVVTVETEKPDALYKKGEDVTFKITLEQNKQPVPEGKVYWKISKDNADPVQNGTADIKDGVATVSGKLDEPGFLRCDVNFASPSQGNLTAAAAAGIDVTEIRPTLPVPDDFVAFWEGKKKELAALPMDPKMTEVPAPADRPGTRVFDVQLACTGGAPVSGYYSMPTDAKPKSAPALLIVDGAGVRNSDFLGPIRYAQKGFIAMTINAHGLPNGKPKEFYSALDSGELKDYRVRGRDNRDNFYFVGMYLRVLRALQFLQAQPEWDGHTLMIMGGSQGGGQAIAGAALEPKVTYTFTAIPGLCDFAGVTAGRIGGWPKPIPKGPDGKPDPVVVEATRYADGTNMATMIKSPIHFYIGFVDLITPPTCEYAAYNVIPGPKSVENRPSNGHGHDDPKFWNMVSETLINKAKEQQNGAPATP; encoded by the coding sequence ATGCGAATCCTCCCCTTTGGGCGGTCCTTTGGACTGCCGATTCTAGCCTTTGCGTCGTTGTGCTTCCTCGGCGTCGATCGTCTCTCCGCCACGTCCTCCTGGGATGGGAAATCTCCCGCTGAATACGTGGTCACAGTCGAGACAGAAAAGCCGGACGCTCTTTACAAGAAAGGCGAGGACGTGACCTTCAAGATCACCCTGGAGCAAAACAAGCAGCCTGTTCCCGAGGGCAAGGTGTATTGGAAGATTTCCAAGGATAATGCCGATCCGGTCCAGAATGGAACGGCGGATATCAAGGACGGCGTGGCCACCGTGAGCGGGAAGCTCGACGAACCCGGATTCCTGCGCTGCGATGTCAACTTTGCCTCACCCTCGCAGGGAAATCTCACCGCGGCCGCCGCGGCGGGTATTGATGTGACGGAGATCCGCCCCACGCTGCCTGTGCCGGATGACTTCGTCGCCTTTTGGGAAGGAAAGAAAAAGGAACTCGCGGCCCTGCCGATGGATCCGAAGATGACCGAGGTGCCTGCCCCGGCGGATCGACCGGGCACCCGCGTGTTTGACGTGCAGCTCGCCTGCACCGGGGGCGCTCCGGTTTCCGGATATTATTCCATGCCCACCGATGCCAAGCCGAAGAGCGCCCCGGCGCTGTTGATCGTGGATGGTGCAGGTGTGCGCAACTCCGATTTCCTCGGCCCCATCCGCTATGCCCAGAAGGGCTTCATCGCCATGACGATCAACGCCCATGGCCTTCCCAACGGCAAGCCCAAGGAGTTTTACTCCGCGCTCGATAGCGGTGAGCTGAAGGACTATCGCGTGCGCGGCCGAGATAATCGGGATAACTTCTACTTCGTCGGGATGTATCTCCGCGTCCTGCGCGCCTTGCAGTTCCTCCAGGCTCAGCCGGAGTGGGACGGCCACACGCTCATGATCATGGGCGGCAGCCAGGGTGGAGGGCAGGCGATTGCCGGGGCCGCTCTCGAGCCCAAGGTCACCTACACCTTCACGGCGATTCCCGGCCTGTGCGACTTTGCCGGAGTGACTGCCGGACGCATCGGGGGCTGGCCCAAGCCCATTCCGAAAGGCCCGGATGGCAAGCCCGACCCGGTCGTGGTCGAGGCGACTCGCTATGCCGATGGAACCAATATGGCCACGATGATCAAGTCGCCGATCCATTTCTATATCGGCTTCGTTGACCTGATCACTCCGCCCACTTGCGAGTATGCCGCGTACAACGTGATTCCCGGCCCGAAGTCCGTGGAAAACCGTCCGTCGAATGGACATGGTCACGATGATCCCAAGTTCTGGAACATGGTGTCCGAGACTCTGATCAACAAGGCGAAGGAGCAGCAGAATGGCGCTCCCGCCACGCCCTGA
- a CDS encoding prepilin-type N-terminal cleavage/methylation domain-containing protein codes for MKRSPTCRSASPAGFSLIELLVAVAVLALMTLMLGQLFSTVNTTWLGGQARVDNFSKSRVLLDLLSEDLRKGVYRSDICSFPNSDIALYTQRAGFAKGATNLRDISLVTYSLQPDTTLQRADYAVTFANTAGITFGNTNSLPETANAVARDTVSGVLGFRVLFLGTNGSLSSTYNVTNGLRGFAVGLAVVDQRTLEKLSAAQLQKLQSDLHDKVSGTNSIRADWQHYMDSQLPWDSYPRDLGRGIKIFERYVPLR; via the coding sequence ATGAAACGCTCACCTACCTGCCGCTCCGCTAGTCCAGCAGGATTCAGCCTCATCGAGTTGCTGGTGGCCGTCGCGGTGCTGGCCTTGATGACATTGATGCTGGGGCAGTTGTTCTCGACCGTGAATACGACCTGGCTCGGCGGCCAGGCGCGAGTCGATAATTTCTCCAAGTCGCGCGTCCTCCTGGATCTCCTTTCCGAGGATCTCCGCAAGGGGGTCTATCGCAGCGACATCTGCTCCTTTCCCAACTCCGATATCGCGCTTTACACCCAGCGCGCCGGGTTCGCCAAGGGCGCAACCAATCTGCGCGACATCTCGCTGGTGACCTACAGTCTCCAGCCCGACACGACCTTGCAGCGGGCGGATTATGCAGTCACATTCGCCAACACCGCCGGCATTACCTTCGGCAATACCAATTCTCTTCCCGAGACGGCTAATGCGGTCGCACGCGACACGGTTTCGGGAGTCTTGGGATTCCGCGTCCTCTTCCTCGGGACCAACGGGTCGCTCAGCTCCACCTACAATGTCACCAATGGTCTGCGTGGTTTTGCGGTAGGCCTGGCCGTGGTCGACCAGAGAACCCTCGAAAAGCTCTCCGCCGCCCAGCTTCAGAAGCTCCAGTCCGATCTCCACGACAAGGTCTCCGGAACGAACAGCATTCGCGCCGACTGGCAGCACTACATGGATTCCCAGCTGCCTTGGGACAGCTATCCCCGTGATCTGGGACGCGGAATCAAAATCTTCGAGCGTTATGTACCTCTCCGGTAG
- a CDS encoding pilus assembly FimT family protein: protein MNRFPTTSTTSKRAAFTLIELLTVMAIVAILAGASLPAISSLSRSNNLNGSLSELAGLLSQARQYAVAQRTYVWVAMRENNDDPREPSIDVALLASKTGMQPSSPWAAQGTVPSDTISLLIRPKTLKQVRLEEAGTFTRQNISDLPAQPLIGSDNSPADGSVTFSVRLPGTSSNVSFDRVIQFLPDGEARVADSPIDIIEMGVRSMRGSVADQNNIAVLRINGLTGQTRVYRP, encoded by the coding sequence ATGAACCGTTTCCCCACAACGTCGACCACAAGCAAACGCGCGGCATTCACGCTGATCGAGTTGCTCACCGTGATGGCGATCGTGGCCATCCTTGCCGGAGCCAGCCTGCCCGCCATTTCCTCGCTGAGTCGTTCCAACAACCTGAACGGATCATTGAGCGAACTCGCCGGACTGCTCTCCCAGGCACGCCAATATGCCGTGGCCCAGCGCACGTACGTCTGGGTGGCCATGCGGGAAAACAACGACGATCCCCGGGAACCCTCCATCGACGTCGCCCTCCTGGCATCGAAGACTGGGATGCAACCCTCCTCTCCCTGGGCGGCTCAGGGTACGGTGCCAAGCGACACCATTTCTCTCCTCATTCGTCCAAAGACGCTCAAGCAGGTGCGTCTCGAGGAGGCGGGCACTTTCACGCGCCAGAATATCTCCGACCTGCCGGCTCAGCCGCTGATCGGCTCGGACAACAGCCCGGCCGATGGCAGCGTAACCTTCTCCGTGCGCCTGCCGGGGACCTCGAGCAATGTGAGCTTCGATCGCGTCATCCAATTTTTGCCAGATGGGGAAGCCAGGGTGGCAGACAGCCCGATCGACATCATCGAGATGGGAGTCCGCTCGATGCGAGGATCAGTCGCTGATCAAAACAACATTGCCGTCCTTCGGATCAATGGCCTCACCGGACAAACACGCGTCTATCGTCCGTGA
- a CDS encoding acetylxylan esterase, which produces MKSLRCCATIALILMSGLAASPEARADDAVALSIMPDHKDGLYSSGDTVTWTIDLADPKADRTKVGLLDYTVKKDGDGVVTKGQIDLSNGPATVTGSRTEPGALVLNVTKPGGNGLPIGVGGGMFDWQKVRLSQPAPADFDQFWGDKLKELAAVPVNPVLQKVDVPNAAGTDYYKVTLDNIRGTHVQGQLARPTAGEKFPAVLILQFAGVYPLKKDEVTNRAAKGWLALNISAHDLPIDEPEDFYKQKKDGDLKNYVYLGSEDREQSYFLRMLLGCVRAAEYLASRPDWDGKTLIVTGTSQGGLQGFATAALFPKASGLMVNVPAGCDVYGPKANPARAFGWPYWLSNWGPRDRDLNKVSTTAGYFDAAYFAERVKCPSLVSVGLIDDTSRPFGVIAAFNAIQAPKELILMTRSNHHGTGGAQGLYFVENANWLAALQQGRPLPIAAEGFLIDPFK; this is translated from the coding sequence ATGAAATCCCTCCGTTGTTGCGCAACTATTGCGTTGATTCTGATGTCCGGTCTGGCGGCCTCTCCCGAGGCACGAGCGGATGACGCAGTAGCTCTCTCGATCATGCCCGACCATAAAGACGGACTGTATTCCTCGGGGGATACCGTCACGTGGACGATCGACCTGGCCGATCCGAAAGCCGACCGGACAAAGGTCGGTTTGCTCGATTACACGGTTAAAAAAGACGGAGACGGGGTGGTGACAAAGGGACAGATCGACCTGAGTAACGGACCTGCCACGGTCACGGGAAGCAGGACGGAGCCGGGTGCGTTGGTGCTCAACGTGACGAAACCGGGGGGCAATGGACTGCCGATCGGTGTCGGCGGAGGAATGTTCGATTGGCAAAAGGTGAGGCTTTCCCAGCCCGCCCCGGCGGATTTTGATCAATTCTGGGGAGACAAACTGAAAGAACTCGCCGCGGTGCCGGTGAATCCGGTGCTGCAAAAAGTGGACGTGCCCAACGCGGCGGGGACCGACTACTACAAGGTCACACTCGACAACATCCGGGGCACGCACGTCCAAGGGCAACTGGCCCGGCCGACGGCTGGGGAGAAATTTCCCGCGGTCCTAATCCTGCAATTCGCCGGAGTCTACCCCCTCAAGAAGGACGAGGTGACCAACAGGGCGGCCAAGGGCTGGCTCGCGCTCAACATCAGCGCCCACGACCTCCCGATCGACGAGCCCGAGGACTTTTACAAACAGAAGAAGGACGGAGATCTGAAAAACTACGTCTACCTGGGTAGCGAGGATCGCGAGCAGTCCTATTTTCTCCGCATGCTGCTTGGCTGTGTCCGTGCGGCGGAGTATCTCGCCTCGCGTCCCGATTGGGATGGAAAGACGCTCATTGTGACGGGAACCTCGCAGGGTGGGTTACAGGGCTTTGCCACCGCGGCACTGTTCCCCAAAGCCTCCGGGTTGATGGTCAACGTGCCGGCCGGTTGCGACGTCTATGGGCCAAAGGCTAATCCCGCCCGTGCCTTTGGCTGGCCGTACTGGCTTTCCAACTGGGGGCCGCGCGATCGCGATTTGAACAAGGTGAGCACGACCGCGGGATATTTTGACGCAGCCTATTTCGCCGAGCGGGTGAAATGCCCTTCTCTTGTCTCGGTGGGACTGATCGACGACACGTCGCGTCCATTTGGTGTCATTGCCGCGTTCAACGCAATCCAGGCTCCCAAGGAACTCATCCTCATGACGCGATCCAATCACCACGGCACGGGAGGAGCCCAGGGGCTTTACTTTGTGGAGAACGCGAACTGGCTGGCGGCCCTCCAGCAGGGCAGGCCGCTTCCGATTGCCGCAGAAGGGTTCCTGATCGATCCGTTTAAGTAA